Genomic segment of Melospiza georgiana isolate bMelGeo1 chromosome 12, bMelGeo1.pri, whole genome shotgun sequence:
AAGCAATTTTCAAGGaaggtaaatattttattttaaagaatataaAAACCCACACGAATAAATCAATAATTGCTGAACCCTTTTTCTAATATATTAATAGCTCTTTGTTACCCACTACAGAGAACTGTTTGCTTCTACAGAATAAAAAACAGTAATGTGTACCTGCTCTCCACTTGTCACAGATCCAAACTCTGGCATCCTTTACATTGGCAACCTCACCACCTTTGAAACTGGCTACTATCGGTGCATAGCCAGCAACCAGCTGGGGAACAGCACCTGTGAGCTGGACCTAACAGCAAAACGTGAGTAAAACACACCAAAGCAATCCCACCTTTGAGGGAGGACATGCACAGCTTGCAGGAAAATTCTTCAACAACTTTGAAGcttggattttttatttatttttttcaagtaagAACAGAACAGGATTTGGAGCGCTCTGGACTTTTCATCCAGGCCTGCCCAGGCTTTATGACGACCTAGAAAACTGATTTAACATCCTCACCTTAATTtcctgcaaggagcaggagctggaccTGGTTCTGACTGCAGAATCTTTGCTGAGAACAGACAGACAAGGAGTTTTGAGCAGTTTCTTCCAGCCAACAGCCCCACTGAGGTCTCCCCACCCCAGAATTACAACCATCAGTGAAATGTGGCAATGCAAGGATCGGGGCACTGGAGATGTGACCACGAGCTGAAAGACAGAACTAAAGGCAGCCTGGATTTCAGGATGTGTTTGCAATGATTGAAAAGCAAAGGCTTTCAGCTATTGTCAGTATTACAGCCCAATAATTCCCTTAGCCAGGCACAAACAGGGAGTTTGTTGGGATGGGGAGCTACCCAGTGAGAGAGGAGGCAGTAAAAAACCACCCAAGCACAGGGCTCTCACTTTCCTGGAGCATCTTTGGCCACCCTCCTGCAAAGAGTTCTTTGAATCCAATCCCTTCTTTCTGCTAAAGGCTCCTGCACTAAATTTCCATGGGATTTTGCTATACTACTACTttataaaaagtaattttttttctttgcagattCAGATGGTGGTATTGTTGCTGGAGCACTGATTGGAGCAATTCTGGCAGCTGCTATAATCTGCATTATTGTCTGGGTCTTAACCAAGAAGGCAAAAAATAGGAAGTCATCAAATTATGAGATGCAGTAAGAATTTCTGTTTACTTCATTTTAAGACAATTATTTTTGTAAAGCACTGCTGTAAAGAACTAAAGTGAAATGCATAATACAAGTTCTGAGAAAACTTCCAGagtgaacatctgcttttgggggatttttacCTGTTGCTCTTTTAACAGAAGGTGCCATTGCCCTCTTCCCTATTTTAACAGGCAGCTTCCACTTAGCAGCATCTGAAACAGTGAagtaaatgtttttaaacaacACAAACTAAAGTGGCAAGTTATAAAAACAGCTCTTTAGAGTTAAAGTTAATGGGGTCTGTTAAAAGCAGGTCGaggaagtaaaaaaagaaagagcagcTAAGGGTCACCTCAGGAAATTTActaatatttctaatatttaaaCACAGAGGGCTCAGGTCAGTGCTATCTGAAATTACAGGACACACACTTGGGATACTCCCAGGCATctcagattgcaggaaacacaaGGTTTAGACAACAGAATGGAGCCCAGAATGTCCATTTTGATCCTGTCCTGGAgatgttttcttctctgtgctttgGTTGCTCATTTTTCCCCTAAATTGCCAAATCTTCAGAATAGGGATAATCTCATGCACTCTGTAGACTGTTTTCAGCCCATTGATGTAAAATGCTAAATAACTACATACAGCTGAGGCCAGAAAAAAAACTGTGACTTCCCTGTAGCACAGGTTTAAGACTTCCTAATACGGAATTCTGCTAACCCAGACCAGTGATCAGTCGCTCATGCCCCTGATTTCTGCTTTCAATTGATGCAGCATTAACACCTAGTTTTGTACTTGGATCCTAATAAATCTTACTGCATTGAATGAATCCACTATCATCTGATATTTTTTACCATGTCAAAGTGCTTCAGTATTGGGACTTGGTTAATTATTGTTTTGATAAGATAAAAGGAATTAATACCTGTTACTAAtatttttctagatttccatattttctaaaatacaaaatatattttatattaccTTTCCAGATTTCagttttttcttaattcttttCTGACTGAACTCCATTTTTCATGCACTTCAATGGGACCCCAGATCTACATGGAATTTCCCAGAAAGCTCACATGAAGCAGCAGGTTTTGCTATCACTCCTCAGATGCTGCCAGCACTCAGTTTCCACTTCCCTGGCACAACATTTAAACatattaaaatctattttattcTAATGGGATCGCTTAAACCAGCAATGCAGATGTCTTTCTAGCTAATATGCTGTTAGTCTTTCTGTCTCAGACCAGTGGTGTTGTAACCTTTTCACACTATCTTGAAACAGTCATCATAACATCAGAGTCACTGTTCAGACAGCAAATACAAAGATTCATTATTTTGAAAGACTCCAGTGTACATGAGATTTCAGCATGTGAGATCACAATCCTAATCCTGtctttctgcagagaaatggTTCAGAAAAAATCCAATGCAGACTATGTTCAGGTACCCAATGAAGAAAACATTCCTGTGACCACAGTTCCATCAAGCAATGCAACAAATGAATATCCAAGTGTTGaggaaacagcagctcctgcaacaCCTGAAAATGATGAGAAGcaagaagcaggaaaagaagaaacagccTAGAGTTTATAATAGAGTTTTCTTTGTCACCTTTGGACCCCTTTGTACAAAAATTGTTGTCAATGAATTAACATAGAAGCATGACTAAAACTTGTATTCAAGGCATTTGTATTGCGACCCACTGGGGTGGATTAAAAAGGGTCTGTTACACAGGCACTTTGTAAATAGCAGAAGATTTGGCCTTTAAAATGAACcaaatttcttttattatcTAGTTAtactgcaaaaaaaattaagtataaAAAGAGTATCATCAACATCAAACTATTTTGCAAAACTAATTAGGAAATGGGCTGAAGCATTTGTCAAAGCAAGAGCTTTCCAGTGAACTCCCAGTaatgctgtgtgtgcacagagtTCAGAACCACAGCAGCCTTGTCCAGAAACAGTGTTAGCCAGCCTGCTTCATGTGCACCAAGTAATCATGGCCAGTACATTGCAGTATTTCAAGGAACTGATTTTGCACATCAGAAGTAAAAACAGGTTACATTATTGTCATCAGAATGCTGAAACATCTGTCAACATCTTAACAGATGTTAAGACCTGAGTCAAGGTAATCTTGCGtgtctgaataaaaaaaaaaaaaaatcctggaaaattttACCCCGTTGCTGCCTGACATGGAAAACATTCTGTCAACAGTGACCTCCTTGGCCTAAAGCTCCCAAGGGTGCCAGTGTTCCAGAGCTGTCTGTTTCAGCAATTCTGATTTTCAGTTTAATGGAACTGGCATTTGGGTACTCAGCAGCACATTCCTCATGACACACAGATAGAGTTGCTTTCAAAACTTAGAAGTGACACTGCCTTCTATACAGCACACGAATTTTGATTGCTTCCTCTGTCTGAGATGATTTAAATCTCTTTCCAGGCTAGTCCTACCCACTAAGCAATATACTCAGGCTACTTTTCTTCTGTTCTCTTATCCCAGTGTAGCAATCTGTCTTTTACAGATGAAAGCATCAAGAGGGAGGTAAGTGGTGCACAGCACACCAGCAATGACACTGAGAGCAGCAGTTGAGCCATGAGTGCCCCcttggaagaagaaaagggaattaAACCATACACATCTGGGTCACCAGACAATCCTTCTCCCTGGGCCTCATTTCTAATGTTACACAAACTGAGTTTTTCATAAAGGCAAAGATAACCCTTCCAGAAAAGCTCAAGGACCATTTGCTCAGGCAAATGCAGACCCACAGCCTTGCTGATACAGGCAGACACTGCTTTCAGTCTCATGCACTGCAGGAAAACATATCTGGCTCAGGTATCTCAAGTTTTTTGGTACTTAAGTCCTTCATAGGATCATTATATTCATAAATCCTTTGGTGACTGTTCCTAGACTATGAGCATTAGTTATATGTAACATTTATCTTTAAGATTTCTGGGCTAAAATTTTCAGCTTCAGTTCCTACAGCTCTAAGTATGTTTTTCAAAATAgtgactttaaaaaatatatataaaaggaaaaaaaaaagtggattaAATATTTAAGGATGTAAGGCATGAGATCCTagttaatatttattttggatCTTCAAGCATAATTGTATTCATTGCTCTTTCCTCAGTTTTCTGActtccaaatatttttgtctgaTAGGTGTGTCCCATCAAAGCGTTAGCTTCATTCCAGATTAAAATAGCATTAATGGTATTCTTCTAGCACTATTTTAGCCAAAAACTGTTTGTGCCAGTCTGTGAGGGTCACACCCTTGCTAATACCAACTGCCACGTTGTAGCAGTGGATGCTCAGACTCCTCTCTCCCCAGAATATCCGGGGTAAATCTCAAATTGGGATCTATACAGAAATCTCCTTAACCAGGCAGCTCTTATTGACTCTGTGCCGGGCCAAATTCCTCCCTCCCATCCTGCCATCCAGGTTAAGCAGCTTACTGAAAAGATCTGATATTGACAGCCAATTTGTGCAAACCTGCAGGATGATGACATTAAACACACTCAGAAACAGCAAAGGAACAGTCAGTACTACCTGCTGCTCTTTGAGTGCTATTTCTTACTGAAGGTGTCTCCTGATGATATAATTCAAATCAATTATTGGTCCAAAGGCTTAGCTGAcaacaataatttaaaatactttatctGACATTCCTAAGCATTCTTTTACTCTTGCCCTTCACAGGAAAAGATTAATGGCTTCTTGTCACTGCTTTAGCTGCATTAGCTCTTCTAAAGCCATTTCCTGCATGTATGTTCTTGTCACATTGTTCTTACTGCTACACCTTTCCAGCTTCcacacctctgcagcagcattaTTGTGATTCAAGAGGGGACTCTATCATGTGGTCATATTTCTTTTAATCCTTCCTCCATCTCACTTCCCACATTGATCTGCTGGTATTCCTTACCTAACTTGCTACAATAAGATAGGAGCTTATGCTGGTGAAGTTGTCACTGTAGACAGTACAGCCTTCCTAGAACACcacagcttttatatttttaaaaaagtagaaATTGCTCAAGTTGTGTTTAAGTTTTTAcataaaagaaaggaataatTCGCCACAATCTTGACTAATGACTCCTCTCAAACTTCTAACCGCCAGTGAGTAATAGATGGTagtaaaaaggcaaaataagaAGCAAAACAGGCTGCTAGGAGCAAGGAGATAAAGAAAATAACATGTACTGGAAAATAACATGTATTTGGAGTTTCTTACCATAGTATGGTGTTTTCTGTAAGCCTTctggcagatgtttgttctcATTTTGGTGTTTATCTAATGTTTATTAAGAAGGATGGGgcaccattcccagctccccacTGATACTCTTGGCAAAGCACAGGTCCAATTAGGTACAGATCCACGGTGTGCAGCTCTAAAACCCTGCAGAGCTATGCAGGACGCACAAACATTTTTCAGAATAAGCTTTAGATACTCCAACAGTCTGTGCTGCATGGCCCATTTATCTTGCATAGGGAGTAGGGATCATTTATATGGACATCAGAAACTAAGCCAACATTCAAGCTACCATCTCCTAAGGAAGCAGATTTACAAAGCTACAGAGCAGGGTTTTTGCTATGCAAAAACCAAGAATGAACACAGAACTCTTAGCTTCAGCTGCTCTCCAATCAAATTTTCAGCCATGCCTGTGCAATATATAAGAAACATTTATTCAATCAGGTTCCTCCTTCAATCAAGGTCTGCATGGGCAGAGTTTACTGTACAGGCAAGTTATCCCTCCTGCTCTTAATGAGTCTCCTCAGTGAAATTTAACCTGCATTTTGTGTTCTAAGATACATTTAAAGTCCTTGGTGAAGGTATTTGTATGGTTGTAAGTTTCTGTCTTGCTTATCAAAATAAAGTGCATTACCTTAATCCCTACAAGTCAAACTGTAGAAACTGCCAGCTTGCATTTCACCCTTTCCTTGAGGCTGAAGAGCAAACATGTTGCATTTGCATTCTGTGTAACGGATGGCAGGGCTTCATCTTGTTGTTCACACCCCAAACATACATAGGATGTATATTTAGAAAATACTGGTTTTCTTACATGTCAGTTTAATAAAGTTTTATAATACAAAAGACTGTTGTTTAGGAAAGTTctttatttcacagaatttcATTCTTTGTTCAAGTGGAACTCTATCCACCAGTGTCAAAAATTATCTTAACAACATCAGGACAGAAGGTCACTTTTCAGGCTCTACTTTGTTAGCTCTGCCTTGTAATAACTTAATATCAGGATTTGCTATGAGTAAATAAAGGTTAAACCAGGCTTCTGTTATAAAATAAGATGGTAAACTGCAAGTGTCAGTGCTGCATATGGGAGtcaaagagaacagaaaaagaaaccttcaaaaggaacaagaaggaaaaaattaaagttgAAGTACATCCCAGAGGAGTATCCAGAGCCACCCATTATAAAACAGTGTATTTGCAAAGGTAACCCTGAAACTGTGCCTGCATTCTGCAAGCAGTCCAGGGCACTTCATCAAATACATGTATTAAAGACTCAGAGAAAAACAGGATAACAACAGAAAAGCTTTAAACTTAATACACCAAGAGTAGCAAAAATGGATACAATTATCTATGTAACGAAGCAAACTGCATTCCACAAAGAGAAATACAGTGTAGCTTAGAATCATCTGGAGAAAGACAATCAGTACCCacaaaacacagacaaaacCCCACACACAAATCACAAAAGctaagagaaaaaacaaagactctagaagaaaacaaatttggATTTAAACGGCGAAAACATTTTTGGTCCTGTTTcttgaaagaaataattctAAACTGGGATCTGAAGTAGAAGGAATACCACATTTATACACATCACACTgtaaactgaaagaaaactgcaagatattgaaaaatactttaaagtCAGTGAACAATTTAATTAACAGGGAGTACAAAGAGTTGTTTTGGCACTGCACTTGAAGGACAGCCtcaataaaaacatttcattaCCACGCTGATACCATACATGACATCCCAGATGAACTATCAAAATGTGACGTTTGCAATCCTAAGCAGAAGTGCAACAGGAGACAGACTCAAGTGAAGCCCCCTCTAGCCTTCCACCATCCTTTTaaggatggctcccaggccacCCTTGGCCACTTTCAGAGGGGTCAGCTCTTCTTTATTCTCAATGTGAATACTTGCACCATGGGACACCAGCAGCTTTGCCTCCTCCACTCTCTCTTCATCGCAGGCTAAATGGCTGCAGTGAGAACAAGAAACCCACAGCCACTGTTAAAACTGTCCAAGCTTGTAAAGAGCAACAATTACACCTTGTCAAAATGACAGTGTCAGTGTTGGGGGGAGATACATCTGAGAACAACAAATCCACAAGCAGCCAACTACCTAGACAGATTCCAAAGCTTGCTGTCCAGTCCCTCTGCTGTCATTAAGCAACTCAAGAacattcctcctgctgctctccttgcaATGTTAAGACAGTTCTTTGGGTTAGGATTTGGCTCTGCAGTCAGCAAAGCTAAAGAGAACATAATCCATGGTGAGAATGGAAAATGGCAATCTCTGTTAAATTGAAGGTGAGAAATAAATTGTCTGATGCTAAAAAGTAATGAGTTACTGCAAATGCAGCAAATGCTTTTCTCCATTTGGCACAGTGTCTTAGGAAGAACTGTGTGCATTCCAAGGCCATACTGGGGTTTATATACAGCTAAAACTTACTGCTTGATTTTATTCACAGCAAAATCTGGATTCCACTGTGGTTTTGACACCAACTTCAAAGTAACTGGTACCCTTACAGATTCAAATTGATCTCTAAGGTGACAATAAAAACCGGGTTGATTGTACTTCAATTGCAACTGATTTTCTTTAGAGAAGTGAAGAAAAGCTTCTGCAATGAGTTCTTGTTTGGCAGGACAGAGTAGACCAGCCTGCAAGACCAGTTTCCTCTGACTCTGATGTCATTAGCTCACTTTCTACCCTGCAGCAACAACCAATGTATTCCAGATTAATACAAAATGGGTTCTACACTCTTTAAGTGGATGCAGTAACACAAGGTAAAGTGTGCATGCCACTATGGTAAAATACTAAGTATGACTTTCTGAAATACTTTTTAATTGCACAGGGATGTGAAGCAAGAGTGTATTTTGAAGcaacagaaaattaaagaaggaaaaagacatTGAACTAATGGAGTTGAATTTCACAGGGATTACTCTAtattaagcaaaataaaaataaaaaattacttacAGAGGAGTATTCCCTTCAGAGTCCCGGATATCCAAAGTTGCATTGTGCTGCACAAGGATCTGTACCATTTTTAGGTTtcctttggctgctgctctgtgtaaCGGGGTGGATTCAAAATGATCTGTTGCATCTGGATCTGCCCCATTCTCCAAAAGCATGATTGCAATCTGAGCATGTTGAAAGAGaaaggagcaggggaggaggatGTGGGTTTAATACACCTAAATCCTTCTTCCAAGAACACCACCAGCTCCAGTAGCTTAGGTAAACATACCTCCTGCTTATTTTTGGAGGCTGCATAATGCAGGGGCGTGCAGCCATTCTGATTGACAGCATTTACATGAGCACCCTTAGCAATGAGGGCTTTCACAATTTCATCACGGCCTGCTGAAGCAGCAATGTGCAGGGGAGTCCAACCAGCCTACAGAGGCAAGAAGAAATCCACATTATTCAAACCATGAGTTTCAGGCATAAAAACATGATAATGTATAACCCAGACAAACCTGAACTACTCACACTGCTCATATTCTTACCAGTGCAAAGCTAAAATATTACTGATTTTCACTAGATGCAAGGCTCATGTCTTCTTACACCCCTGCATTCAGTACCTGGAAAAAGCTGTCAGTTAAATGAGTTAAATGACAGAAATCACTTCTGCTATGCAGTAATGCATGGTATCTTTGCAGAACACTTTGTCCCTGCAGAATTTACACTAATGCCTTTTTAGGAACAGCAGTAGTAGAAAAGAGTATTAACAACTTTTCCTATATCCTACTCTCTAAACGGATGAGACATTTCCTTCTTCATGGATGACATTTAGGATGCTTTGTAACGGATACAAATATTCCAACTCTTCCTCTAGAACAGGAGCAGGCCATCGCCTTTCCAACTGTGAAACCACTGAACCTGCACCTGCTTTATTTATGCCTTCCCCAGTGTGAGAGACCTTCAGGCTGCCTCATGATTTGGCACAACATATTTGAGAGATCACACGGAGATAAAGGCAATGAGAAAACCCCAAGAACCACCCAAGCACCCCTGGTTTTGCAACTTCCTTCATAAATACAGCTCTTTTAAAATTCCGGGACAATAAGCAGGTCTGAAATCTCCTCCTCACGCCTATTTCTAAATGTGGAATACTTCCCACGGAGCAGCCGGGACCTGCCCAAGCGCCAGACACCGCCTGGAGGCCGCGGCCGGCGGCAGGAGGGGGCGAGGGCGAGGAGGGAGCGGCGCAAGCGGCTCCGGGAGGGCTCCGGCCGCTGTCAGAGCCCCTCTGCGGCTGAAACCGTGACAGCAGCGGGCCCGGCAGCACCCGCGGCCCCGGAGCGCCCCGCGGTCCCTCAGACTCACATCGTCCTTGTCGTTGACAGGCACGCCGAGCCCGAGCAGCAGCTCCGCCACGTCCGTGTGTCCCGCCGAGCAGGCCCAGTGCAGCGCGGTGCGGTGATCCTGCGGGAGGGAAGCGGTCAGCGGGGCAAGGACGGGCAGCGGCCGGCAGGAGCCGCCCCCAGGCCGCTCGGGGCCGCAGCCGGCTGACCTGGTCGGCCCGCGTGGCCTGGGCCCGGTCGCGGAGCAGCAGCGCCCGCAGCTCCTCGAGGCGCCCCGCGAACGCTAGGTTACACACGGCCACGTCCGACACCGCGCCCTCCATGCTGCCCCCGCGCCTGCCCGCCCGCGGGGCGGGGCCAAGCCCGCAAACCGCCAATCAGGAGGGCGCCGGCGCCCAGTCCAGCCAATCGCCCCTGCCCGCCTGCTCCTCTCACCGCCCGGGCcgcgggggctgctgggcttTGTAGTCCCTTGCACGCGGGGACGGTGCGCTCCCGGCCGGCGGCGggactgcagctcccagggcgCCCCGCGGCGCGGCCGTGTTGTGTCTCCGTGTCGGGGCGAAGGGGAGGAGGATGGTGACAGCGGGAGGATGGAGGCCGGTGAGGGGCGCGGGGCGCGGGCACGGCTGCCGGGGCGGCGCTGAGGGGCCAGGCCGGGGCTCCGGGGATCCAGCGGGGCTCCCGGCGGCGGGAGATGCCCGCgggctgagggacaggagccGGCGCGGTGCCGGAGGGGTCGCCTGGTGCTTGGGGTCCCGCGGCCTCTcccagggccggggctgggggtcgGGAGGGGGCCCGGGCGTGAGGGGGCTCGGCCGGGGCGCGGAGCGGCCTCAGCCGCGGGGCCGGAGCCCGGTCTGGCAGCGCCGCTCCGGGAGGCGCCGCAGCTCGAGGGGAGCGCTGTGGGGGAGCGCCGGGACGGGGATCCCGGCAAGGGAAAAGAAACCCCGGCGGTGCCTTCGCCACCGCTCCGGGGTGTCGGACGGCAGCGGGGGCGGGAGAGGCGGCCGCGAAAGGGGGGCAGGTGCCTCCGGTTGGATTTCGGGGATCCAGAGTGTCTTAAGTCTTTGGAGTAAAAACCAGATATTTTGCTCTGGAAGTGCAGTGAGCGGCGGCTTTTCTGCCGGGGAATGCAGAGCGCGGGGCGAGGAGCTGCTttgctgggctggaggagcctgGCGCGGTGTTTCACCCCTGCCTGCGGGCACGCTCTGTGTCGGGGCTCGGCGCTGCTGGCCCCGGGCTCCAGCCAGACGGTGGTGCAGCTCCCTTCTGATCGCTGGAATGTGTATTATTTTTAAGTGAAATCTTACTTTATATATATgattttacattaatttttataCTTGAAGGGTTTTTGCACTCTTCCAAAAAGCACCATTTTAATGATCTAGAAAATAGTTGGACTGTCTTCTTTTGGTAGTATTAATTATCGTTTGTTATTTTTCACTAAATAGATATGGTGTTGAATAATAACATTAatacatctatttttttcttaagtgtTTCAAATCTCCAGTTGGGAAAGTAAAGCCCAGTCTTGCTAACACTTTTCACATGCTTTCCATTAAGCATGAGGCCATAATCACTctgatttgtattttttctatGTTCCAGATCAAGCTgtggtgccttttttttttttttccctttccccattATCTTGAATCAAATCTCATCCTCACTGCAGTCACCCTGAACTTCTGTCACTGGCTTCAGTGAGACAGCTTATAAAGGTGTTATTCCTGGTGTTCTCCCAGCACTCACTGAGGatataaataaaaaccaaggcATTGGTTATTTCAGTGTCAGAACAgcttttaaatgagaaaattaaaagcagctggcagcactgctcaGAAGCCCCAAAGGCTGTAAAGACTTACTACAAACTAGTTCAGTTTGAGCTCCAGGTTGGGTATAAAGGAACAAGGGGATAAAATGGAGTTTGAATTTTGTGTATTCCTGTTCAGTTTTGTCTAGGTATGAAAACCAGATCACTCTTTTGTCAGACTACTTAGAAGAATTTCCAGAAACTGATGAGCCAGTGTGGATTTTAGGAAGGCAACACCACCTAAACACAGGTATCTTTAGAATTAAATTATCTGTAACATTGTAGAATATTCATAGATTCACATGTAGCAACAGCTCCTGATTTCCTTGTGTTCCCTGAATGTCTCATGAGGGAAGTTTGCTCTCCATCAGTGAGACACCAGGTGTAAGCAGTGGAATTCCTCCTGTCCAGAAACCAGAACCAAGGCCAGTGTCCTCCCATGATAATTCATGCAATATGGTCACATTCATAGCAGAGGCTGTCAGATGTGAGTCTCCACAACACAGGGACTCAGAAATGAATATATAAATTACTTTTGGGAAATGTTCGGCATTACTGATGTCATTTTCCTATGAGGGATGCTGTCCACAGCCTGTTACTTGCAACTGAAATGATATTTCAAGTAACAACAATAAGTTAGTCTATGGCATGTACTGCACTTTAGTGAAAATAAGTACATGGCCTAAAAGTTAGAGCAGAGTAATGTGTTTACATAAAAATAAGGTTTCAGAAATGAGTTTTGCTCCCTGGGGAGAAGACAGGGCCATCCTCCTGTGTTACATGTCAAAGGCAGTGGCCAGCAATGCAGgacagcccagggtgctgcaggcagcctTGATCAGCTGGAGAATCCTTTGGAAAAGCCAGCCAGTCTGAGCCACAGCCaagggaaaatgcagcaaaCAGGATTCTTAAGCATTCTTCAGAGCCTTTGGAGGATTCTGTAAGTGCACGTGtttaaacaaacagaaaaaagagagGTTTCATTCAATTTAACATTATTAACCTTTTCTTAAAATCactttctgttgggtttggAGGTAATGTATAATTCCATGTTGATTTGCACGTAGAACTTCTTAACCTGCTTTACCAGTTCTTTCCTGAGGACAGTTCTCCAGAGTTGTTTTATTCAGGCTGGGCATAGTCATTCCAAGCACTTTGTAAAATTTCATTGGCTAGTAATTATTTCATCCTTAATAAGTTAA
This window contains:
- the PSMD10 gene encoding 26S proteasome non-ATPase regulatory subunit 10 isoform X1; amino-acid sequence: MEGAVSDVAVCNLAFAGRLEELRALLLRDRAQATRADQDHRTALHWACSAGHTDVAELLLGLGVPVNDKDDAGWTPLHIAASAGRDEIVKALIAKGAHVNAVNQNGCTPLHYAASKNKQEIAIMLLENGADPDATDHFESTPLHRAAAKGNLKMVQILVQHNATLDIRDSEGNTPLHLACDEERVEEAKLLVSHGASIHIENKEELTPLKVAKGGLGAILKRMVEG
- the PSMD10 gene encoding 26S proteasome non-ATPase regulatory subunit 10 isoform X2: MEGAVSDVAVCNLAFAGRLEELRALLLRDRAQATRADQDHRTALHWACSAGHTDVAELLLGLGVPVNDKDDAGWTPLHIAASAGRDEIVKALIAKGAHVNAVNQNGCTPLHYAASKNKQEIAIMLLENGADPDATDHFESTPLHRAAAKGNLKMVQILVQHNATLDIRDSEGNTPLFADCRAKS